One window from the genome of Solea solea chromosome 2, fSolSol10.1, whole genome shotgun sequence encodes:
- the senp7 gene encoding sentrin-specific protease 7 isoform X4: MISLEINRRKPRLVLTDVLKTEQGKMHLERIKRSCILEKGGQMSIRKARGQCKKESLICRGTRSGQRDANKDNSTSVTPKRNQRSTSSTPQRSRLRRRLQNDDEEEEKEDGQEIQEVIIGKTNGADYKFAEVVDCGLSVSWEPVESSGGCEEFPPASIKDKWTDPENEVQHSLKRKRKEEESQLNGTVSPKRHRTSVLRLTGEDMGDRGQVPAPICPEDSTEDEYFDNGDRSIVQFTVGGDDTTQVLVPVIHPNLQSGNSAGQESIVRTSSSSEPIVLSSDDEEGSSALQHCSPQIHSLVTVGDTARQEQTSQQALIEPDDSVLQDMEVVRVVVEELPVPLPPIQSVDDPCMAVAFSSIYCGGYDGKANGDILMGDENIIIPLKDISEQVDVMLTIERKALRRYSVWEEPDMEIREFCLKENKEPSPPAVLLLCVSDTAAATVRRDLCKLRVKQGATIETGKASPFILLTLRYPLEGMEGALLRSLLDIDCLNGLTHDHSLSTLDSDRFSCREGIHNPILSLDDSIELIQRTGLDSHLLCLLGLETTGPLLDADQDNSSADRDKKEFSQTDEEENKTPHDLVEVEPQKTRQEETVPQLDTAAEQDTGTQLKPEEEQKGQEPEQPPENKKEEPTPVYTLCHCRTKGSYSVSMCKPDSRWTKYKHQGLAHRLIQFPPPPLKGGITVTMEDLQCLDSGQFLNDVIIDFYLKYLLHNVSADVAKRCHIFSSFFYKQLTRRDNASEGGTSESCQRQRRHQRVKTWTRHVDIFKKDFLIVPVNQEAHWYLAVICFPGLDKPTVEAWPGTESDGTDTSVDQDETQISKSPDHSTETPPILNHSDTAATETEKTKDEVTKAPPPGPVKCTQKTYQKNTVCKRPCILIMDSLKISLHERVFKLLREYLQSEWEVRQCSTREFGPDQMKSSHCQVPLQDNSSDCGLYLLQYVESFLKDPVVHFDLPLQLQRWFPRQQVRRKRDEIRDLVLYLYRQQNMDKRR; the protein is encoded by the exons GTCGAGACTCAGGAGGAGGTTACAAAAcgatgatgaggaagaggagaaggaagacgGCCAAGAAATCCAGGAGGTGATAATAGGCAAGACGAATGGAGCAGACTACAAATTTGCTGAAGTTGTAG ACTGTGGGTTGTCAGTGAGCTGGGAGCCTGTGGAGAGCTCAGGAGGTTGTGAAGAATTCCCCCCAGCAAGCATCAAGGACAAGTGGACTGATCCGGAAAACGAAGTACAACACAGTTTG aaaagaaaaagaaaggaagaagagTCTCAGCTTAATGGCACAGTCAGCCCTAAACGCCATCGAACGAGTGTGCTTCGACTCACTGGAGAAgacatgggggacagaggacaggtccCTGCACCAATTTGCCCAGAGGACAGCACAGAAGACGAATATTTTGACAACGGGGACCGTAGTATTGTACAATTCACTGTGGGTGGAGATGATACCACACAAGTTCTGGTTCCTGTCATCCATCCTAATTTGCAGTCTGGAAACTCGGCTGGCCAGGAGAGCATAGTCAGGACAAGCAGTTCTTCTGAACCAA tTGTGCTATccagtgatgatgaggagggcAGCAGCGCCCTTCAACACTGCAGTCCACAGATCCATTCACTTGTCACTGTGGGGGACACAGCAAGGCAGGAACAAACATCCCAGCAGGCCTTGATCGAACCAGATGATTCTGTTTTACAGGACATGGAG GTGGTACGTGTCGTTGTAGAGGAACTTCCTGTGCCACTTCCTCCCATACAGAGTGTCGACGACCCCTGCATGGCTGTAGCCTTCTCCAGTATCTACTGTGGAGGTTACGATGGGAAGGCAAATGGAGATATCCTG ATGGGTGACGAAAACATCATCATCCCACTGAAAG ACATTAGTGAACAGGTGGATGTGATGTTAACCATAGAACGTAAAGCTTTGAGGAGATACAGTGTTTGGGAGGAGCCAGATATGGAGATACGGGAGTTTTGCTTAAAGGAAAACAAGGAGCCGTCCCCTCCTGCTGTCCTTCTGTTATGTGTATCAGACACTGCTGCAGCTACTGTACGGCGTGACCTTTGCAAACTGCGTGTCAAACAAGGTGCAACCATTGAAACTG GCAAGGCCAGCCCCTTCATCCTGCTGACTCTGAGGTATCCCCTAGAGGGGATGGAGGGGGCTTTATTGCGCTCCCTCCTGGACATTGACTGTCTTAATGGTCTGACTCATGATCACTCTCTTTCAACCCTTGATTCAGACAGATTTAGTTGTAGGGAGGGCATCCACAATCCCATTCTTTCTCTGGATGATAGCATAGAACTGATTCAAAGAACTGGACTGGACTCACACCTCCTGTGTCTGCTGGGCCTTGAGACCACTGGCCCTCTTCTTGATGCAGACCAGGACAATTCATCTgctgacagagacaaaaaagaatTTTCACAGACTGACGAAGAGGAAAACAAGACACCACACGACTTGGTGGAGGTTGAGCCACAGAAGACGAGACAAGAAGAGACGGTCCCACAGCTggacacagcagcagagcaagaCACAGGGACACAACTCAaaccagaggaggagcagaaaggACAAGAGCCAGAACAGCCTCCTGAG AATAAAAAGGAGGAACCCACCCCTGTATACACACTGTGCCATTGTAGAACCAAGGGATCATACTCCGTGTCAATGTGTAAACCAGACTCCAGATGGACTAAATATAAACATCAGGGTCTGGCTCACAG GTTGATCCAGtttcctccacctccactgAAAGGAGGAATAACAGTAACAATGGAAGACCTGCAGTGCCTCGACAGTGGGCAGTTCCTCAATGATGTTATCATTGACTTTTACCTCAA ATATCTCCTTCACAATGTGTCTGCTGATGTGGCCAAACGCTGCCACATCTTCAGCAGCTTCTTCTACAAACAGCTGACGCGCAGGGACAACGCCAGTGAAGGCGGCACCAGCGAATC TTGTCAGAGGCAGAGGCGGCACCAACGGGTGAAAACCTGGACACGCCATGTGGACATCTTCAAAAAGGACTTTCTCATTGTCCCTGTCAATCAGGA GGCTCATTGGTATTTAGCTGTGATTTGCTTTCCGGGCCTTGATAAGCCAACAGTGGAGGCCTGGCCTGGTACAGAGTCAGATGGGACAGATACATCGGTAGATCAGGATGAGACTCAAATATCGAAAAGTCCAGATCACAGCACCGAGACACCACCTATATTAAACCACAGTGACACTGCGGCCACAGAGACAG aAAAAACTAAAGACGAAGTCACCAAAGCCCCACCACCTGGCCCAGTG AAGTGCACACAGAAAACGTACCAGAAAAATACTGTTTGCAAGAG GCCGTGCATTCTCATCATGGATTCCCTCAAAATTTCTCTTCATGAGCGAGTCTTTAAACTCTTACGAGA GTACTTGCAGTCAGAATGGGAGGTGCGTCAGTGCTCAACAAGGGAGTTTGGTCCCGATCAAATGAAAAGTTCACACTGCCAAGTTCCCCTTCAGGACAACAGCAGCGACTGTGGCCTTTACCTGCTGCAGTATGTAGAAAGTTTTTTGAAG GACCCTGTGGTTCATTTTGACCTCCCCCTACAACTCCAACGGTGGTTCCCACGGCAACAGGTGCGCAGGAAACGAGATGAAATCAGAGATCTGGTACTTTACCTTTACCGACAGCAGAACATGGACAAGAGGAGATAG